The segment CCCAATCATCTACCGTTCGAAATGAGTGGTCGTGACCGTCGCCGATACGGGTCGTGAGTATGGACGTCGAAGAACTCAGAGCGGAAGTCGAGGAGCTACAACGCGAGGTCCGGGAGCTCCGGCGACGACAGCGGATGACGGCCCAGTGTCTCACCTGTGGGACGATGTTCGTGCCGACCCGCGAACTCGGCTGTCCGGTGTGTCGGTCCCAGGGTCGGGTTCGGTGATGCACCACCACTATCGCCTCCCTACGAGTGAACAGGAAGCCGAGGAAGAAAGCGAACTCGTGGACGGTATGGACGAACTGACCGGGGAACAACGACCGATCCTCGACCGACTGGCCGACGACTGAGCACGTCGACCACCCTCAGCCGGATTGCAGGTATAGCTCCGCACCGGGACCGTCGCGTCCGGTGGGAACACTACCGTAGCGACCCGTCCTCACATGAAGTCCGCGATGCCCGATTGTTTGTTCTTGTCGTTCTCGAAGACGCTTTCGAGGGTCATCTCCAGGACTTCGAGGCGCTGTTTGGTGTAGTCCCGACAGTCGTACTCCTCGGCGACCCGGGTCGCGGTCCCGATGTACTTCTTCACCGACCCCTCGTGCACGGTCAGGTTGACCCGGCCGCCGCACTCCCGACACTCGCCCGAGAGCGGCATCCGGCGGTACTTCGTCCCGCAGTCGAGACAGCGCGTCTTCTGGCGCGAGAAGGCCCGGAGGTTGCCGATGAGGTCGGGCAGGAAGTGGTATTCGATGATGCGCTCGGCGACGTCGGTCTCGTCCACGGCCCGGAGCTTCCGCGCGAGTTCGAGCTGGGCGTCCATCTTGTCGGTCATCGACCCCAGCGTCTTGTAGGCCGAGAGCGCCGGCCCGAGCGCGAGGTTCGAGGTCTCGGTGGTGTGACGAAAGCCCGTGTACTCCTCGTCGGTCCCGACGTTCGCCTCGGCGATCTCGATGTCCACCGCGCCGGGGTCGGCCATCTCCAGGGTGGCCTCGTAGAACTCCTTCGGGTAGGAGTCCACGACGTCCATGTTGTGCGCCTCGTCGTCGATCTCGGAGGGGTCGATCCGCGAGGACATCACTAACGGGGCGTCCATCCGCCCGCCGCGCTTGTCGGGGAGGTAGGCCTTCGAGAAGTTCAGGAGGCCATCCATCAGGAGCATGACGCAATCCTCGTCCCCATCGCAATTACGGCGCTTTGATGCATGAAAATATGGGTGAGCATAACCAACGGCGGCGCTCGTAAAGCCTATCACGCGCCCCACTACCGCCGCCGAGGTGTGAGGAGCCATCCCGAAGACGAGCTCGCCCACCAGATCGTCCCGGTCGTCGAACCCGTAGAACGGGTCGAGACCGTAGTACTGGGTCAGGAGGTCGTCGACGAAGTCGGCGGTCTTGAGGAGGTGTTCGGCCGCGCCGTCGGAGAGCACCACGTCTTGGACCCGTAGCTCCACGAGCTGGTCGTCGTGGCGGAGCGGGTCGCCCTGCATGTCCTCGTGATAGCCGAGCTCGCGGAACTGCTCGACCGAGACGTCGAGCTCGGCGGGTTTGACGCTCGTGACGGGCAGATCGGTCATGTCGTATCGGATCGTGCCGTCCTTGAACGCCGAGACGCCGTGTTTCGCC is part of the Halococcus hamelinensis 100A6 genome and harbors:
- a CDS encoding zinc ribbon domain-containing protein, with product MDVEELRAEVEELQREVRELRRRQRMTAQCLTCGTMFVPTRELGCPVCRSQGRVR